One stretch of Sebastes umbrosus isolate fSebUmb1 chromosome 5, fSebUmb1.pri, whole genome shotgun sequence DNA includes these proteins:
- the insl5a gene encoding insulin-like 5a — MRSLVALPLLLCAVVCVVQVRADVKAVKLCGREFLRAVVYTCGGSRWRRFLSESDMDGLPTGEQSSVESSNPGSELTRRDINNMLTTVCCQVGCRKSDLTFLC, encoded by the exons ATGCGTTCTCTGGTGGCTTTGCCTCTGCTGTTGTGtgcagtggtgtgtgtggtcCAGGTGAGAGCTGACGTGAAGGCGGTGAAGCTGTGCGGTCGGGAGTTCCTGAGGGCTGTCGTTTACACCTGCGGAGGCTCCCGTTGGAGGAGATTCCTCAGTGAGTCAGACATGGATG GTTTGCCCACAGGTGAGCAGAGCAGTGTGGAGAGCAGCAACCCGGGCTCCGAGTTGACCAGACGGGATATTAATAACATGCTGACCACGGTGTGCTGCCAGGTGGGCTGCAGGAAGAGCGACCTCACCTTCCTCTGCTGA